The genome window TATTCTACAGCAATTATCAATGCTGGTGAAATACAAACCGATGGTGTTGAATTAGTTATTAGCGCTACTCCTCTAAAAATCGGAGATTTTCAATGGGATATGATTTTCAACTATGCAAAAGTAAAATCAATAGTTAATGAACTCGATGGAGACCTTGACACTTACCGAATTTCTAGTGTAGGTTCTGGATGGGTTTCTGCCGAAGCAGGTGGTTCATACGGTGATATGTATGCTTACCAAGGCTATGTTTATGATGATGCTGGAAATAAAGTAGTTGATGATAATGGCTTATACGAACGTTCTGGAGAACCTGTAAATTTGGGTTCTGCCATACCTGAATCTAATGGTGGTTTTATCAATACATTCCGATATAAAGGATTCTCATTAGGTGCACAAATCGACTTCTCTACAGGTGGATTGGTATACTCATTTATGGATAGATGGGGTACGAAAGCAGGACAAACTGCTAGAACTGTCGGCATTAATGCTAATGGTAAAAACTACAGAGATCCAGTTGAAGAAGGTGGTGGTATCTTATCTGAAGGTGTCCGAGCTAATGGTGAAGTAAATACACAATACGTATCAGCTCCAGCGTATTTTAACCGAATGAGATATCTTCCTGAAGAATTTATCTATGATGCTAGTTACGTTAAGCTTAGAGAAGTAAAACTCTCTTATAATATTCCAAGTAAATTGCTTTCAAACATTGGTCTGAATGCAGCTACACTATCTGTAGTTGGAAGAAACTTAGCTCTTCTAAAGTCAAATACTCCAGGTTTTGACCCAGAAGTAAACTCAACTACTACAAATGCTATCGGATATGAGTCAGGACAAGCTCCAAGTACTCGTTCGATCGGATTTAATCTAAATGTTAGATTCTAATTTTTTCCAAGATGACAATGAAATTTTTTAATAAAACAATAAAAGTAACTGCATTTGCAGTCGCGGCATTATTCTCTTCATGTGATCACTTTGAAGAAATGAATGTCAACCCTAACCTTCCATCTCAAGCAGCTACATCTGGCTTATTATCAAATGCTCAGATTGCTATTACAGGAAGATTTGTGGGAAGCATGGGACATTTGGGTAGTCAATACACACAGCAAGTTTCTCAGGTAGAATATCCTGCACCGTCAAACTATGATGATAGTGGACAATCTAGCTTTGCAAGTGTATATTCTGGTGCTTTGATTGATTTGAAAGAGATCATTAAACTCTGTAATGACCCTGATAAAGCAGAAAAGGTTGTTGTTTATGGAAACCTTGAAAACCAAAAAGCAGTAGCTGAAATTTTGAGTGTTTGGGCATTTCAAAATGTTACTGATGTATGGGGTGATGTTCCATACTCAGAGGCTTTAAAAGGTGATGAAGGGCTATTCCTTTCAAAATATGATACGCAAGAAGAAATCTATGATGATTTGATTGCTAGACTTACAGCTGCTTCTGCTGCTATTAAAGTTGACGGCACTCCAAAATTGGAAGGCGATTTATTCTTTGGTAGCGAGGAGAGTGATGTGCAAATGATGATGTGGAAAAAGTTTGCTAACTCATTACGTTTGAGAATGGCAATGCGTCTTTCAGAAGTAAATTCTTCAAAAGCTGATGCATTAATCAATGATGCTGATTTTGATGAAATTCTTTCAAGCTCAGACGAAGTAGTTGCTTTATATCATTTATCAACAGAAGCTGAAGCTAATCCAATTTATTACACGAATGTAATTGCAGCAGGTGGTGATAACATTGCAATATCAAATATAATGGTAGACCATTTAACTTCTTTAAATGATCCAAGATTAGCTTCATATGCTACTCCTAGTGATGCTGCTTCAGAGTATATTGGAGTACCTTACGGTATGGCAAATGATGTAGCTCTTTCTATATCACAGGATGATTTTTCTTTAATTGGAGGGAAATTTGCAGACCAAGATGCTCCATCGATCGTTATGACAGCTTCAGAAGTTTTATTTATTAAAGCTGAAGCAATTGCTAGAGGTTATATCTCTGGTGGTGCAACTGAAGCCGAAAAAGCATATAATGATGCTATTACTACTTCAATGGAATTTAATGGTGTAGCTACTGATGATATTACAACTTATTTAGCTCAGACTTCTGTTGCTTACGATAATGCAAATTGGAGAGCAATGATTGGAGAACAAAAGTGGTTAGCATTATACATGCAAGGAGTAGAAGCATGGTCAGAATGGAGACGTTTAGACTACCCTACTCTAACACCAAGTGCAAATGGTATCATTAATCAAATACCAAGAAGAAGAGCATATGCTTCTGATGAGTACTCTACTAATACTGCAAATGTAGAAGCAGCAGCTACTCGTATTACAGGAGGAGACTTCTATACATCTACTGTATGGTGGGATAAATAAGCCCCTCTAAAGATTTAAAAAATAAGAAAGCCACTTTCAGTAGAAAGTGGCTTTCTTATTTATCATCATAAACAATAAAAACTGGTGAAATATTATAAAACTTTTTCCCTGTTAACTCTTTGAATAAGCGATCAACTGTTTTTCCTAAATCTAAGAGATTATTTGAAGCACTAAAGTTAAGACTGAATTCATCATTACTAAATCGATATTGCAGAGCTGAACCCGCATCAAACAGTGAAGCAGTTCTAATCCCTACACTTTTGCCGATTTCAGTAATTTCTTTTACAGAAACTAGACCTCCATTCCCCGAAACTAAGAAACAGATATTTCCATCCTTATCCATACCACAGAGATTACGGTAAGTTTTTCTACTCCATTGGTTTTGATTTAGTGTTTCTCTAGAAATATAATCCCAAATCTTACCATTTTTCATCACAGATGGATGTGCTTGACAAGAGTAATCAATATGCCCTAGTCTAAGACTAAAAACACTTTTAGGACCTACAATAGCCTTCCCATTAATTACTTTAAAGAAACCCGAAGAAGAGCTTTTTTCTCCAAACCTTTGTCCATCAATAATCAGTTCACCTAAAGAATTACCTTGCTCATTGTAGAAAGAACTGTTTATAGCAAAAACAGTAGTTCCATCAACTAAACTTCTAGCACTCTCTCCTTCTTTATTATAGCTAAGACTAAAATTGTATTTATTCTTCTTAAACTTAATCAAGTAAAGTTCAGGATTAGAAATTCGGTAAAGAAGCTTCTGTATATCTCCAATTTTTGACCTACGGAATTTTATTTCACTCACTTCTACTTGATCACTTTCATACAATAGAACGGTATCTCTTGCCAGATCAATTACTAAATCGCCTCCATTTGTAAATAAAAAATGAGCATTACTAAGAGGTTTAAAAAGGAGTAATAATAGAACTCCAAAAAGAGAAATACACAGTTTAAATAATGTTCTTTTTTT of Sediminitomix flava contains these proteins:
- a CDS encoding SusD/RagB family nutrient-binding outer membrane lipoprotein encodes the protein MTMKFFNKTIKVTAFAVAALFSSCDHFEEMNVNPNLPSQAATSGLLSNAQIAITGRFVGSMGHLGSQYTQQVSQVEYPAPSNYDDSGQSSFASVYSGALIDLKEIIKLCNDPDKAEKVVVYGNLENQKAVAEILSVWAFQNVTDVWGDVPYSEALKGDEGLFLSKYDTQEEIYDDLIARLTAASAAIKVDGTPKLEGDLFFGSEESDVQMMMWKKFANSLRLRMAMRLSEVNSSKADALINDADFDEILSSSDEVVALYHLSTEAEANPIYYTNVIAAGGDNIAISNIMVDHLTSLNDPRLASYATPSDAASEYIGVPYGMANDVALSISQDDFSLIGGKFADQDAPSIVMTASEVLFIKAEAIARGYISGGATEAEKAYNDAITTSMEFNGVATDDITTYLAQTSVAYDNANWRAMIGEQKWLALYMQGVEAWSEWRRLDYPTLTPSANGIINQIPRRRAYASDEYSTNTANVEAAATRITGGDFYTSTVWWDK
- a CDS encoding phosphodiester glycosidase family protein; translated protein: MKKRTLFKLCISLFGVLLLLLFKPLSNAHFLFTNGGDLVIDLARDTVLLYESDQVEVSEIKFRRSKIGDIQKLLYRISNPELYLIKFKKNKYNFSLSYNKEGESARSLVDGTTVFAINSSFYNEQGNSLGELIIDGQRFGEKSSSSGFFKVINGKAIVGPKSVFSLRLGHIDYSCQAHPSVMKNGKIWDYISRETLNQNQWSRKTYRNLCGMDKDGNICFLVSGNGGLVSVKEITEIGKSVGIRTASLFDAGSALQYRFSNDEFSLNFSASNNLLDLGKTVDRLFKELTGKKFYNISPVFIVYDDK